TGATATTGCAAATATCATTATCCCAAGTAAAATTATAATCTTTATAGTATCGTAGATAAAAAAGTGAATACCCGAACCTAATCCAGTCTCCATAGAAATTCCCATAATATCTACTACTAAGCTTTCAACTAATTTATCCAACCAATCAAACATACTACCCCTCCTCTAGTTAAAACCCTAAATTACCTTGGATTGCAACTATTTAATATTTCATCTTTTTTGTATAACTTTTTATAGTCATCTTTCAGTCTCTCAATACTTTCTCTCTGGCTTGAAATCAAATCAAAAATCATTGAATATGTCTCAGATTCTCTATTCAAACTATAATATACATACTGCTCTTGCTTCTTGATATTAACTATACCGAGATCTCTCATTTTAGCTAAATGTTTAGAAACTTTAGGTTGTGACTCTTCTAGCACTCCATATATTTGACACACACACAAATCTCCTTCAGCTAAAAGTGACACAATCCTAAGCCTTGTTTCATCTGATAATACTTTAAATATCTTAATTAGTTTTTCCATATTCCCTCCTTATATACGCATATGAGTATATACTCATAATATAACCTTGTCTATTATTTGTCAAGCTTTTATATAAATTTATTCTAAATTTGTTCATAGCTGTACCTTAGGGGTATATAGAAGTAGGGAATTG
This region of Tissierellales bacterium genomic DNA includes:
- a CDS encoding metalloregulator ArsR/SmtB family transcription factor translates to MEKLIKIFKVLSDETRLRIVSLLAEGDLCVCQIYGVLEESQPKVSKHLAKMRDLGIVNIKKQEQYVYYSLNRESETYSMIFDLISSQRESIERLKDDYKKLYKKDEILNSCNPR